One genomic segment of Ricinus communis isolate WT05 ecotype wild-type chromosome 5, ASM1957865v1, whole genome shotgun sequence includes these proteins:
- the LOC8278520 gene encoding alpha/beta hydrolase domain-containing protein 17B encodes MGCMFSQLAAKFAFFPPSPPTYQVKKTDNGKLTVLSSSSSSSSSMPLPLPDDKSFDVLLIDTKRGNKIVAFYLKNPYARLTLLYSHGNAADLGQLYDLFVQLKINLRVNIMGYDYSGYGASTGKPSESNTYADIEAVYQCLQTEYGVSQEDLILYGQSVGSGPTLHLAAKLPRLRGVVLHSAILSGLRVLCHVKFTFCFDIYKNINKIRKVKCPVLVIHGTEDDVVNWLHGSGLWNLAREPYEPLWIKGGGHCNLELYPDYIRHLCKFIQEMESITTKSQLKKIRQNLQLKPRSKTATSNKCCRFKLWRPRCPKCSMPRCIKCLCQCQPKCSGCLRPRCVKCCWLPRCPKCSLPSCCCSIKCLRWGCCVGTPTGTRRKQDGC; translated from the exons ATGGGTTGCATGTTTTCTCAATTAGCTGCAAAATTTGCTTTCTTTCCTCCATCCCCACCAACTTATCAGGTGAAGAAGACAGATAATGGCAAGCTTACTGtgctttcatcatcatcatcttcttcttcttcaatgCCACTTCCCCTTCCTGATGATAAATCATTTGATGTTTTATTGATTGATACAAAAAGAGGGAACAAGATTGTTgctttctatttaaaaaatccATATGCTAGACTTACTCTGCTTTACTCTCATGGCAATGCTGCTGACCTTGGCCAGCTTTATGATCTCTTTGTCCAGCTTAAGATTAATCTCAGAGTTAATATCATGGG ATATGATTATTCTGGGTATGGAGCCTCTACTGGTAAG CCAAGTGAATCTAATACGTATGCAGATATTGAAGCTGTGTATCAATGTCTTCAGACAGAGTATGGAGTTAGTCAGGAAGACTTAATTTTGTATGGGCAGTCAGTTGGTAGTGGTCCAACATTGCACTTGGCAGCTAAGTTGCCAAGGCTGAGAGGTGTAGTTTTGCATAGTGCTATTCTCTCTGGACTTCGCGTGCTCTGCCATGTAAAGTTCACATTTTGCTTCGACATATATAAG aatataaacaaaattcgGAAGGTGAAATGCCCTGTGCTAGTAATACAT GGTACAGAGGACGATGTTGTGAACTGGTTGCATGGTAGTGGACTCTGGAACTTGGCGAGAGAACCATATGAGCCATTATGGATTAAAGGAGGCGGACATTGTAACTTGGAACTGTACCCTGATTATATCCGCCATCTTTGCAAATTTATTCAAGAAATGGAGAGTATAACCACAAAAAGCCAGCTCAAAAAGATCCGGCAGAATCTCCAACTAAAACCAAGGTCTAAAACTGCTACTTCCAACAAATGTTGTAGATTTAAGCTATGGAGACCAAGATGCCCTAAATGTTCTATGCCAAGGTGCATAAAATGTTTATGTCAGTGTCAACCGAAATGCTCAGGATGTTTGAGACCGAGGTGTGTTAAATGTTGTTGGCTACCCAGATGCCCGAAGTGTTCGTTACCCAGTTGCTGTTGCAGCATTAAATGTTTACGTTGGGGTTGCTGTGTGGGAACGCCCACTGGGACGAGGCGGAAACAGGATGGATGCTGA